The following coding sequences lie in one Steroidobacter denitrificans genomic window:
- a CDS encoding thiolase family protein produces MPAMTEDIYIVAARRTPIGSFQGVLSSVSAPYLGAAAARAAIQDSGLDAGRIDEAIMGCVLMAGVGQAPARQAALAAGVPQKVPATTINKMCGSALKATMLAADQIAAGSARIVLAGGLESMTNAPYLLPKARGGLRMGHGEILDHMFFDGLQSAFDGKPMGFFADATAKKYSFTREQQDSFAAESVRRALAAIEAGRFEPEIAPVIIKDRKGERTVAKDETPFNCDIERIPQLKPAFNKDGTVTAASSSSISDGAAAVVIAGAAAVREHDLRPLARIVGHASYAQAPEWFTTAPVGAIQSVLDKAGWRAAEVDLYEINEAFACVTMAAIHDLGLDHARVNVNGGACALGHPIGATGARILTTLIHELKRRGQKRGIASLCIGGGEAAALAIERV; encoded by the coding sequence ATGCCTGCCATGACTGAAGACATCTACATCGTCGCCGCCCGCCGCACGCCTATCGGCTCATTTCAAGGTGTACTGAGCAGCGTATCGGCGCCGTATCTGGGCGCCGCCGCGGCACGCGCCGCGATCCAAGACAGCGGTCTGGACGCCGGACGGATCGATGAAGCCATCATGGGCTGCGTGCTGATGGCCGGCGTGGGCCAGGCTCCGGCGCGCCAGGCGGCACTGGCTGCCGGCGTGCCGCAGAAGGTGCCGGCGACGACCATCAATAAGATGTGCGGCTCGGCACTGAAAGCCACGATGCTGGCTGCCGACCAGATTGCTGCCGGCTCGGCCAGGATCGTCCTGGCAGGCGGTCTGGAATCCATGACCAACGCGCCTTATTTGCTGCCCAAGGCGCGCGGCGGCCTACGTATGGGCCACGGGGAAATCCTGGACCATATGTTCTTTGACGGGCTGCAGAGTGCTTTCGACGGTAAACCGATGGGATTTTTCGCGGATGCCACCGCAAAAAAATACAGCTTCACCCGCGAGCAACAGGACAGCTTCGCGGCCGAATCGGTACGCCGCGCGCTGGCGGCGATCGAAGCCGGCCGGTTCGAGCCCGAGATCGCTCCGGTGATCATCAAGGATCGCAAGGGGGAGCGCACCGTCGCCAAGGATGAAACCCCCTTCAACTGCGATATCGAGCGAATCCCGCAACTCAAGCCCGCCTTCAACAAGGACGGCACGGTCACCGCCGCGAGTTCTTCTTCGATTTCCGACGGTGCAGCCGCCGTGGTGATAGCCGGCGCCGCTGCCGTGCGCGAGCATGATCTGCGCCCCCTGGCGCGCATCGTCGGCCATGCCAGCTACGCGCAGGCGCCCGAATGGTTTACCACCGCCCCCGTCGGGGCTATCCAGAGCGTCCTCGACAAAGCCGGCTGGCGAGCGGCGGAGGTTGACCTCTATGAGATCAACGAGGCTTTTGCCTGCGTCACGATGGCGGCAATCCACGATTTAGGCCTGGATCATGCCCGTGTGAATGTGAATGGCGGCGCCTGCGCACTGGGTCATCCGATCGGCGCGACCGGCGCTCGCATCCTCACCACGCTCATCCATGAATTGAAGCGTCGCGGCCAAAAGCGCGGCATCGCCTCGCTATGCATCGGCGGCGGCGAAGCTGCAGCGTTGGCGATCGAGCGAGTCTGA
- a CDS encoding ornithine cyclodeaminase, which translates to MIDYIGIHDVQCLIEEIGPGMFIERLAAEIEADYARWDEFEKSVRLASHSRRGVIELMPISDGRLYSFKYVNGHPGNTQEGLLTVMAFGVLAEVDTGYPILLSELTITTALRTAAMSALAARWLARPDSRSMALIGNGAQSEFQAIAFHRMLGIRELRLFDVDPLASAKLEQNLRAMPDLSDLALIRAPSIAEAVRGADIITTVTADKRNATILTPLMMAPGVHVNAVGGDCPGKTELHRDILARPNVRVVVEYEPQSRIEGEIQQMPPDFVVTEFAEIVRRGTPGRSSSAEITVFDSVGFALEDHSALRFLHGLVGEQPGRCRRIDLVPMLVDPKDLYGGTLGGGAVKSRPRRAA; encoded by the coding sequence ATGATCGATTATATCGGCATCCACGACGTTCAGTGCCTGATCGAGGAGATCGGACCTGGTATGTTCATCGAGCGCCTCGCCGCCGAGATCGAAGCGGATTATGCGCGCTGGGACGAGTTCGAGAAATCGGTGCGGCTGGCCAGCCATTCCAGGCGGGGCGTTATCGAGCTGATGCCGATCAGCGACGGACGTCTGTATTCGTTCAAGTACGTCAACGGCCATCCTGGAAACACGCAGGAAGGCCTGCTCACCGTCATGGCCTTCGGTGTACTGGCCGAAGTCGACACCGGTTATCCGATCCTGCTGTCGGAACTCACGATCACGACGGCGCTGCGCACCGCCGCCATGTCTGCACTTGCAGCCCGTTGGCTCGCGCGTCCCGACAGCCGCAGCATGGCCTTGATCGGCAACGGCGCACAGAGCGAGTTCCAAGCGATCGCCTTCCACCGCATGCTCGGCATTCGCGAACTGCGTTTGTTCGATGTCGATCCGCTGGCGAGCGCGAAGCTCGAGCAAAACCTGCGCGCCATGCCGGATCTGTCCGATCTGGCGCTGATCCGTGCGCCCAGCATTGCGGAGGCTGTCCGCGGCGCCGACATCATCACCACGGTGACGGCCGACAAGCGCAACGCGACCATCCTGACCCCGCTGATGATGGCGCCCGGAGTCCATGTGAACGCCGTGGGCGGCGATTGCCCGGGCAAGACCGAACTGCATCGCGATATCCTGGCTCGTCCGAATGTGCGGGTCGTGGTCGAGTATGAGCCGCAGTCGCGTATCGAAGGAGAGATTCAGCAAATGCCGCCGGATTTCGTGGTGACCGAGTTTGCCGAGATCGTTCGACGCGGCACCCCAGGGCGCAGTTCGAGCGCCGAGATCACCGTTTTCGACTCGGTGGGATTCGCGCTCGAGGACCATTCGGCATTGCGATTTCTACACGGTCTTGTCGGCGAACAGCCGGGCCGCTGCCGCCGGATCGACCTGGTGCCGATGCTCGTGGATCCGAAGGATCTGTATGGCGGTACGCTGGGCGGCGGCGCGGTGAAATCCCGCCCGCGCCGTGCGGCTTGA
- a CDS encoding SDR family NAD(P)-dependent oxidoreductase: MKLEEARAVITGGASGLGHAVAQHLVAAGAKVTLIDVNEAAGQAAAQSLGANAFFQSGDVTNETTIDACIAKAHAEMGGLNLAVNCAGVAWPRRLINKEGPIPGDFFRKVVEINLVGTLLVSKAAAAFMQKNTPNEEGERGLIVMTASVAAFDGQIGQVAYSASKSGVAGMTLPMARDLASSGIRVMSIAPGIFRTPMMASLPQEAQDSLAKQVPFPPRLGRPDEYAALVGHICMNTMLNGECIRLDGAIRMAPR; encoded by the coding sequence ATGAAGCTGGAAGAAGCGCGCGCCGTCATCACCGGTGGCGCCTCGGGCCTGGGTCACGCCGTCGCGCAGCACCTGGTGGCTGCCGGAGCGAAGGTGACGCTGATCGACGTAAACGAAGCTGCGGGCCAGGCAGCCGCGCAGTCCTTGGGCGCAAATGCGTTTTTTCAGAGCGGCGACGTCACCAACGAGACCACGATCGACGCCTGCATCGCCAAGGCTCATGCCGAGATGGGAGGATTGAACCTGGCGGTGAATTGCGCCGGTGTCGCCTGGCCGCGCCGCCTTATAAACAAGGAAGGCCCGATACCGGGAGATTTCTTTCGCAAAGTGGTCGAAATCAATCTGGTGGGCACCTTGCTGGTGTCCAAGGCCGCTGCCGCTTTCATGCAAAAAAACACGCCGAACGAGGAAGGCGAACGCGGCTTGATCGTGATGACCGCCTCAGTCGCCGCATTTGACGGCCAGATCGGCCAAGTGGCCTACTCCGCCTCCAAGAGCGGCGTCGCCGGCATGACTTTGCCTATGGCGCGCGATCTTGCATCCAGCGGGATACGAGTGATGAGCATCGCACCGGGTATCTTTCGCACGCCCATGATGGCATCGCTGCCGCAGGAGGCGCAGGATTCACTGGCTAAGCAAGTGCCCTTCCCACCGCGTCTAGGCCGTCCCGATGAATATGCCGCCCTGGTCGGGCATATTTGTATGAATACCATGCTGAACGGCGAGTGCATTCGCCTCGACGGCGCGATCCGCATGGCTCCAAGGTAA
- a CDS encoding class I adenylate-forming enzyme family protein: MTGSAIEPMLCEYFELHGKWRAERNAVLYEDAQLTWGELVTRMKRVANGLNAMGIGAGHRVAVLIDNRLESVEVLLGVIRSGAAVAPINLTISNDAICAQLLDCGPSAIIASPAEALRIDTLGGLAPLADCQRLIVGQRAPGWVGYQAWRDTQACTMPRSLPGPEDLCTIIYSSGTTGIPKGIAHNHRGRLVFAQHGALAMRTHDDAVTICSLGFYSNATWLSLLSAFVVGGTVVVESAFKPEKFLRTIERRAVTHLFMVPLQYRMLLEHPGRDTFDVSSLQVLGAAGAVMAAELKTHISAWIDCAFVEAYGLTEGFATILSDQDGRRKPTSVGRPMPGSDMKILRADDTEAAVHEPGEIIGLSALTMTDYFNRPAETKASFWTDEQGRCWLRTGDVGYLDEEGFLYLLDRKKDMIVSGGQNIFPVDIELVGTTHPDVAQIAVIGVAHEKWGETPLAVVVPKNGVAPDAAELLAWINARVGKRQRVSAIVFRKTLPVNALGKVLKRELREQFAAATASPA; the protein is encoded by the coding sequence ATGACCGGTAGCGCGATCGAACCGATGCTCTGCGAATATTTCGAGTTGCATGGCAAGTGGCGTGCAGAGCGCAATGCGGTCCTTTATGAGGATGCGCAACTGACGTGGGGCGAACTCGTCACCCGCATGAAGCGGGTCGCGAACGGACTGAACGCGATGGGTATCGGAGCGGGCCATCGGGTTGCGGTGCTGATCGATAATCGCCTCGAATCCGTGGAAGTCCTGCTTGGCGTAATTCGCAGCGGCGCGGCCGTCGCACCCATCAACCTCACCATCAGCAATGACGCCATCTGCGCACAGTTGCTCGATTGTGGACCGTCCGCAATCATCGCCAGCCCCGCCGAAGCACTGCGTATCGACACCCTCGGCGGGCTGGCGCCGCTTGCGGACTGCCAGCGGCTGATCGTCGGTCAGCGGGCGCCGGGATGGGTCGGCTACCAGGCTTGGCGCGACACCCAGGCATGCACCATGCCACGATCGCTGCCGGGACCTGAAGATCTCTGTACGATCATTTACAGTTCCGGCACAACGGGCATCCCCAAGGGGATCGCCCACAATCATCGCGGCCGTCTCGTATTCGCTCAGCATGGCGCGCTGGCAATGAGAACGCACGACGATGCCGTCACCATCTGCAGCCTGGGCTTTTATTCCAATGCCACCTGGCTGTCGCTGCTCAGCGCGTTTGTCGTCGGCGGGACTGTCGTCGTCGAATCGGCGTTCAAGCCGGAGAAATTCCTGCGGACCATCGAGCGGCGAGCCGTAACGCATCTGTTCATGGTGCCGCTGCAGTATCGAATGCTGCTCGAACACCCCGGGCGGGATACTTTCGACGTCTCATCGCTGCAGGTGCTCGGAGCTGCCGGTGCTGTCATGGCTGCAGAGCTGAAGACGCATATTTCTGCATGGATCGATTGCGCCTTCGTCGAGGCGTATGGGCTCACCGAAGGATTCGCTACGATTCTTTCGGATCAGGATGGGCGGCGGAAGCCTACCTCGGTCGGCCGACCCATGCCCGGATCGGATATGAAGATTCTTCGTGCGGATGACACCGAAGCCGCGGTCCATGAACCCGGAGAGATCATCGGGCTGTCGGCGCTGACGATGACCGACTACTTCAACCGGCCGGCGGAAACCAAGGCCTCGTTCTGGACCGATGAGCAAGGCCGCTGCTGGCTGAGAACCGGCGATGTCGGTTACCTGGACGAGGAAGGATTCCTGTACCTGCTGGACCGCAAAAAGGACATGATCGTATCAGGTGGCCAGAACATTTTTCCGGTCGACATCGAGTTGGTCGGGACAACACACCCTGATGTTGCGCAGATCGCCGTCATCGGCGTGGCGCACGAGAAATGGGGCGAGACGCCGCTGGCTGTCGTGGTGCCCAAGAACGGCGTAGCGCCGGATGCCGCCGAGCTGCTGGCGTGGATCAATGCACGCGTCGGCAAGCGTCAGCGCGTCAGCGCTATCGTCTTTCGTAAAACATTGCCGGTCAATGCACTCGGCAAGGTGCTGAAGCGGGAGCTGCGCGAACAGTTCGCTGCAGCCACTGCCAGTCCAGCCTGA
- the xerD gene encoding site-specific tyrosine recombinase XerD, whose product MSTVTKETVDSRRIADTPQAPSAAMIDRFLDAVWMERGLSPNTLSAYRADLMALDRWLQVRGSSSVQAARADLLAFIAYRVEAGARPRSTARQLSSFRRYYRHLIREGVIKEDPTVQIAMPKIGRSLPKSLTEEEVDALLAAPQIEDPLGYRDRSMLEVLYATGLRVSELVSLKGSQVNMNQGVLRIVGKGDRERLIPLGEEAVDWLQRFTRGPRLEILLERQTDYLFPTRRGDRMTRQAFWHIIKRYAQKAGVHKALSPHTLRHAFATHLLNHGADLRVVQMLLGHSDLSTTQIYTHVARERMKELHAQHHPRG is encoded by the coding sequence ATGAGTACCGTTACCAAAGAGACAGTCGACTCGAGGCGTATCGCAGATACGCCGCAGGCACCTTCCGCAGCGATGATCGACCGCTTCCTCGATGCCGTGTGGATGGAACGCGGCCTGTCACCCAACACCTTGTCCGCCTATCGCGCGGATCTGATGGCATTGGATCGCTGGTTGCAGGTGCGCGGCAGTTCCAGCGTCCAGGCCGCTCGTGCGGATCTCCTCGCGTTCATTGCCTACCGGGTGGAGGCGGGGGCTCGCCCCCGGTCCACCGCCCGGCAGCTGTCCAGTTTTCGGCGCTACTACCGTCATCTAATCCGCGAGGGAGTCATCAAGGAGGACCCGACCGTCCAAATCGCGATGCCCAAGATCGGCCGCTCGTTACCGAAATCTTTGACGGAAGAAGAGGTCGATGCGTTGCTGGCAGCGCCGCAAATCGAGGATCCGTTGGGATATCGCGACCGCTCCATGCTGGAAGTGCTGTATGCGACGGGATTGCGCGTTTCGGAACTGGTCAGCTTGAAGGGAAGCCAGGTGAATATGAATCAGGGGGTATTGCGCATCGTCGGCAAGGGTGATCGCGAGCGCCTGATTCCGCTGGGAGAAGAGGCCGTCGACTGGCTGCAGCGCTTTACCCGCGGCCCGCGCCTGGAAATATTGCTGGAGCGCCAGACCGATTATCTGTTTCCGACGCGCCGCGGCGACCGCATGACGCGGCAGGCATTCTGGCACATCATCAAACGCTACGCGCAGAAGGCGGGCGTCCACAAGGCACTCTCGCCGCATACCCTGCGGCATGCCTTCGCGACCCACTTATTGAATCATGGCGCGGATCTGCGCGTGGTCCAGATGCTGCTCGGACATAGCGACCTGTCGACCACGCAGATCTATACGCATGTCGCCCGTGAGCGCATGAAGGAACTGCACGCGCAGCATCATCCGCGCGGCTGA
- a CDS encoding LysR family transcriptional regulator, whose protein sequence is MDIRQFRHIAALAEHRHFSRAADAIGITQAALTQSIQKIEEFYGVLLFERRYGDVTPTAYGELVVETANATISKVRNMQRRIRLMQKLAAGRLIIGCDPYFAEPIVTPALIRLLADYPKLNFTLELGGWETLQDKLIARELDMYIGFPYEAMDSRIVIESYTQPPFIVFGRSDHCIMRAGHVSPHDVFQYPIVVPKASRWLRQRLESMVHLEARGDEPRGLPAYLLTTDFGIIRQVVRSSDALGAALPRAIEADLAAGIFSRVPLAELGFDFPLVIASAARHNTTPAAEALLKEIRKEITAIAAQT, encoded by the coding sequence TTGGATATTCGTCAATTTCGACATATTGCAGCGCTGGCGGAACACCGGCACTTCAGCCGCGCGGCAGATGCGATCGGCATCACGCAGGCTGCGCTCACCCAAAGCATCCAGAAAATCGAGGAGTTCTACGGTGTCCTGCTGTTCGAGCGACGCTATGGCGACGTGACGCCCACCGCTTACGGTGAACTGGTCGTCGAGACGGCGAACGCAACGATCTCGAAAGTGCGCAACATGCAACGGCGTATCAGGCTGATGCAGAAACTCGCCGCGGGCCGGCTCATCATCGGCTGCGATCCGTACTTCGCGGAACCAATCGTCACGCCGGCGCTTATTCGGCTGCTCGCGGACTATCCCAAACTCAATTTCACACTGGAACTGGGTGGCTGGGAAACCCTGCAGGACAAGCTCATCGCCCGGGAACTCGACATGTATATCGGCTTTCCATACGAGGCGATGGACAGCAGGATCGTCATCGAAAGTTATACCCAGCCGCCGTTCATCGTTTTCGGCCGCTCGGACCACTGCATCATGCGCGCCGGACACGTCAGTCCGCATGACGTGTTTCAATACCCCATCGTGGTGCCGAAGGCGTCGCGCTGGCTGCGTCAGCGTCTGGAATCGATGGTGCACCTGGAAGCCCGGGGCGATGAGCCGCGCGGTTTGCCAGCCTACCTGCTGACCACCGACTTCGGCATCATTCGCCAGGTCGTTCGCAGCAGCGACGCGCTGGGCGCCGCTTTGCCGCGCGCGATCGAAGCAGACCTGGCCGCCGGCATCTTTTCACGCGTGCCGCTCGCAGAACTCGGCTTCGACTTTCCCTTGGTGATCGCCAGCGCCGCCCGTCACAATACGACGCCCGCCGCCGAGGCGCTGCTGAAGGAAATCCGCAAAGAGATCACGGCGATTGCGGCACAAACATAA
- the fdxA gene encoding ferredoxin FdxA yields MTFVVTENCINCKHTDCVEVCPVDCFHEGPNFLVIDPDECIDCTLCEPECPVGAIFSEEEVPPDQEHFKQINAELAKQWPVLTEKKPSPEDAAEWDGKPDKLKLLIR; encoded by the coding sequence ATGACTTTTGTCGTCACTGAAAACTGTATCAACTGCAAGCACACCGACTGCGTCGAGGTGTGCCCGGTCGATTGCTTTCACGAAGGTCCGAATTTCCTGGTGATCGACCCCGATGAATGTATCGACTGCACCTTGTGCGAGCCGGAATGCCCGGTTGGCGCGATTTTCTCCGAAGAGGAAGTGCCGCCCGACCAGGAGCACTTCAAGCAGATCAATGCGGAACTGGCCAAGCAGTGGCCGGTCCTGACCGAAAAGAAGCCGTCGCCGGAGGATGCTGCGGAATGGGACGGCAAGCCGGACAAGCTGAAGCTGTTGATTCGCTAG
- a CDS encoding disulfide isomerase DsbC N-terminal domain-containing protein, which yields MNRLYCCLLTMMFALPAIATETPADDVRAAIAKKFPGVDAEDVRPAPVEGLYEVALNSDIAYVSADGRYVIAGDLYEIDTRTNLTEASRMQLRIGALSGLDERDMIIFKPAVVKHTITVFTDVDCGYCRKLHGEMSQINKLGIQVRYLAYPRGGPDTQDWRKMEAVWCAKDRRTAITDAKQGKEVKAPACGATPVAKQYQLGRQLGVRGTPAIFTSSGDYIGGYLPPAQLLGQLESLERQDARAARQ from the coding sequence ATGAACAGACTGTACTGCTGCCTGCTCACCATGATGTTTGCGCTCCCGGCAATCGCCACCGAGACGCCCGCCGACGATGTTCGTGCCGCGATCGCCAAGAAGTTTCCCGGTGTCGACGCCGAGGACGTACGGCCTGCGCCGGTCGAGGGACTGTATGAGGTGGCTCTGAATTCGGACATTGCCTACGTCAGCGCGGATGGACGCTATGTCATCGCGGGGGATCTGTACGAGATCGACACCCGCACGAATCTTACCGAGGCCAGCCGCATGCAGCTGCGCATCGGCGCATTGTCCGGCCTGGACGAGCGCGACATGATCATCTTCAAGCCGGCGGTGGTGAAGCACACGATCACCGTCTTCACCGATGTCGATTGCGGTTATTGCCGCAAGCTGCATGGAGAGATGAGCCAGATCAACAAGCTCGGCATCCAGGTCCGCTACCTGGCTTATCCGCGTGGCGGCCCCGATACGCAGGACTGGCGCAAGATGGAAGCCGTGTGGTGCGCCAAGGATCGCCGCACCGCTATCACCGATGCCAAGCAGGGCAAGGAAGTGAAAGCACCGGCCTGCGGTGCGACGCCGGTGGCTAAGCAGTATCAACTGGGCAGGCAATTGGGCGTGCGCGGTACGCCGGCGATCTTCACCAGCAGCGGAGACTATATCGGCGGTTACCTGCCGCCGGCACAGCTGCTGGGGCAGCTGGAGAGCCTCGAGCGGCAAGATGCTCGCGCAGCGCGACAGTAA
- a CDS encoding TonB-dependent receptor codes for MCRLAGAIAILSLSTTAAAQTSAVILEEVTVTGRKMGKLEAVQDVPLAVTAFGAAQLDAAFVRNVEDLSFSAPNVSLDSVGVTPGVQNFAIRGLGLNSSIPSIDPTVGLFVDEVYLGVTFGTVLDMFDLDGVEILRGPQGLLFGRNVTGGAVLVRTKRPSGDFGARLKMAVESGPEYVVAGSIEGPLAPVLAAKLTAYYKNDTGYFDNRTTGGNDYGEEETFFVRPSFLLTPSDDTEIVLRLEHGETRGDGGVVQNMAFYRNFDTGVGSEGTVDINWDQIFIEFNRNVAFGNGKITNIFGWRDLDHYGYTDVDGTPQVLFHGGTRTLQEQFSNELRYSGEVARGVNLTAGLYYFTQDILYREERTLATPLGVLISTLGGDQDHWSWAAFSAVDVELTDTLKLNLGLRYTKERKKAQIATFNAVSSPCDFATNRCNFDFSDAHIWDNWIPKIGFEWKAARDVLLYSFWTQGIRSGGYNFRNVNPLVAAGPTSEEKQNSFEIGIKSDWADGQVRFNAAAFYNEITDLQREIAVVDLTAGVAQVIRNSADARLQGVEVEAVFVPLDRLILSVSAGYTDAEYTKIHMDLNGDQVIDAADKALDLPRVSPWTYSAGMSFDTPLSTLGEATWRLQYSHRDKAAFADNNSTFLSKVDLLDASVTYRHPNQRFTLSLYGRNLTDEDYEGAVTQLPFGTVRYLSKGRRYGVEMNLEF; via the coding sequence ATGTGCAGACTTGCAGGAGCCATTGCGATTCTCTCACTCTCGACGACAGCCGCCGCCCAGACGTCCGCGGTGATCCTCGAGGAGGTCACCGTGACCGGCCGCAAGATGGGCAAGCTGGAGGCCGTCCAGGATGTGCCGCTGGCGGTTACGGCCTTCGGAGCTGCCCAGCTTGATGCGGCCTTTGTCCGCAATGTCGAGGATCTTTCCTTCTCCGCTCCGAACGTCAGCCTCGACAGTGTCGGCGTGACGCCCGGGGTACAGAATTTCGCCATTCGCGGCCTGGGCCTGAACAGCTCGATTCCATCCATCGATCCGACCGTGGGACTGTTCGTGGACGAGGTCTATCTAGGCGTAACCTTTGGTACGGTGCTGGACATGTTCGATCTCGACGGAGTCGAGATCCTGCGCGGCCCACAGGGTCTTCTGTTCGGTAGAAACGTGACCGGCGGCGCTGTGCTGGTACGGACGAAGCGGCCCAGTGGCGATTTCGGTGCCCGCCTCAAGATGGCGGTCGAAAGCGGCCCGGAGTATGTGGTCGCCGGTAGCATCGAGGGTCCGCTTGCGCCGGTGCTGGCGGCGAAGCTTACCGCCTACTATAAAAACGATACGGGTTACTTCGATAATCGAACGACCGGCGGCAACGATTATGGCGAAGAGGAAACATTCTTCGTGCGGCCCTCCTTTCTGCTGACGCCCAGCGACGATACCGAGATCGTGCTGCGATTGGAGCATGGTGAGACCCGCGGCGACGGTGGAGTGGTCCAGAACATGGCGTTCTATCGAAACTTCGATACCGGTGTCGGCTCGGAAGGGACCGTCGATATCAACTGGGATCAGATATTCATCGAATTCAACCGGAATGTCGCGTTCGGCAACGGCAAGATCACCAACATCTTCGGGTGGCGTGATTTGGACCACTACGGCTACACCGATGTCGATGGTACGCCCCAGGTCCTGTTTCATGGCGGCACCAGGACGTTACAGGAGCAGTTCAGTAACGAACTGCGCTATTCGGGTGAAGTAGCGCGTGGCGTGAATCTCACCGCCGGCCTTTACTACTTCACCCAGGACATTCTCTACCGGGAGGAGCGTACTCTTGCCACCCCGCTCGGCGTGCTGATTTCCACCCTGGGAGGCGACCAGGATCACTGGAGCTGGGCGGCGTTCAGTGCAGTCGATGTGGAACTCACGGATACGCTGAAGCTGAATCTCGGTCTGCGCTATACCAAGGAGCGCAAGAAGGCGCAGATTGCGACCTTCAACGCAGTGAGCTCGCCGTGCGACTTCGCAACCAACCGCTGCAACTTCGATTTCAGCGATGCTCATATCTGGGACAACTGGATTCCGAAAATCGGGTTCGAGTGGAAAGCCGCTCGGGATGTTCTGCTGTATTCCTTCTGGACCCAGGGGATTCGCAGTGGAGGATACAACTTCCGCAATGTGAATCCGCTGGTTGCGGCAGGCCCGACCAGTGAAGAGAAGCAGAACTCGTTCGAGATCGGCATCAAGTCGGATTGGGCGGATGGTCAAGTGCGGTTCAATGCCGCCGCTTTTTACAACGAGATCACCGATCTGCAGCGCGAGATCGCCGTCGTCGATTTGACCGCTGGTGTTGCGCAGGTGATTCGCAACTCGGCGGATGCCAGGCTGCAGGGGGTAGAGGTCGAAGCCGTGTTTGTGCCGCTCGACAGGTTGATATTGAGCGTATCGGCAGGTTACACGGACGCCGAGTACACCAAGATACATATGGACTTGAACGGAGACCAGGTCATCGACGCAGCAGACAAGGCGCTGGACCTGCCGCGTGTGTCGCCCTGGACGTACAGTGCCGGCATGTCGTTCGATACACCGCTCTCGACGTTGGGTGAGGCGACGTGGCGCCTGCAGTATTCGCATCGTGACAAAGCGGCTTTTGCCGACAATAACTCCACGTTTCTGTCGAAGGTCGATCTGCTCGATGCCAGTGTGACCTACCGGCATCCAAATCAACGCTTCACGCTGTCCCTGTATGGCCGCAACCTTACCGATGAGGACTACGAGGGCGCCGTTACCCAGCTGCCGTTCGGTACCGTGCGTTATTTGAGCAAGGGCCGGCGCTATGGCGTGGAGATGAACCTGGAGTTCTGA
- a CDS encoding NUDIX hydrolase, giving the protein MSFCPNCGQPLTRKIPPGDHLLRYVCTACGTIHYQNPRIIAGCVIETEGKLLLCKRAIEPRLGYWTHPAGFMENGESVAQGAAREAMEEALAKVKIGSLLSIVNVLHAHQVHITYRATLAEPGYGVGVESLETRLYDEAEIPWQDIAFLSVRFALQRYLEDRRLGVERMHGQDIDWQHGKLVTTER; this is encoded by the coding sequence ATGTCCTTCTGCCCGAACTGCGGGCAGCCCCTCACCCGGAAAATCCCCCCAGGGGATCATCTGCTTCGCTACGTATGCACGGCCTGCGGTACGATCCATTACCAGAATCCACGCATCATCGCCGGCTGCGTGATCGAAACCGAAGGAAAACTGTTGTTGTGCAAGCGGGCCATCGAACCGCGGCTGGGTTATTGGACGCACCCGGCAGGCTTCATGGAAAACGGCGAGTCGGTGGCGCAGGGTGCCGCCCGCGAAGCCATGGAGGAGGCTCTGGCGAAGGTGAAAATCGGCTCACTGCTGTCCATCGTCAATGTGCTGCATGCCCACCAGGTGCACATCACCTACCGCGCCACCCTGGCGGAGCCCGGCTATGGTGTGGGCGTCGAAAGCCTGGAGACCCGTCTTTACGACGAGGCGGAAATTCCGTGGCAGGATATCGCTTTCCTGAGTGTTCGCTTCGCGCTGCAACGCTACCTCGAGGATCGTCGCCTGGGCGTCGAACGCATGCATGGCCAAGACATCGACTGGCAGCATGGGAAACTGGTGACCACCGAACGCTGA